A stretch of Anaeromyxobacter dehalogenans 2CP-1 DNA encodes these proteins:
- a CDS encoding two-component system sensor histidine kinase NtrB: protein MEMPIAQGPDLAKDRGMGTHAQQEHLRRSNLAAADERWRRSRPALVVALYASWISFVVLLWFQGYPRWRVLALLGILGLALAMHAARACVRANGPFCAAVTAADIRLPLAMSLAAVALTGGLHSPLLVALPPTVSVLVVRCGWRRETAGALWALAAAGLVMLLAPGWMGPPVPERTFALVALVALVGTVAVHADYVVILGETVADSVRGMLRARDEVASQALTRARELELMSSQISHELKNPLGAIKALVQISARGSSDGDTCERLKVVSSEVERMREILDGYLSFSRPLECLQREDLSLGELADEVLSVLQGRAAAAGVGLHRRGDARVEADPRRLKEALLNLVANAVEASRRGDRVEVLVADHGGTVEVAVRDTGRGMPPAVVARLGTPFFTTRDQGTGLGVLLARRAFVQHGGALEYASAPDAGTTATGTLPRVHQEATENVPAAAGR from the coding sequence ATGGAGATGCCGATCGCCCAGGGCCCGGATCTTGCGAAGGATCGGGGCATGGGCACCCATGCGCAGCAGGAGCACCTGCGCCGCTCGAACCTGGCCGCGGCGGACGAGCGGTGGCGCCGGAGCCGGCCCGCGCTCGTGGTGGCCCTCTACGCCTCCTGGATCAGCTTCGTCGTGCTGCTCTGGTTCCAGGGCTACCCGCGCTGGCGCGTGCTCGCGCTCCTCGGCATCCTGGGGCTCGCGCTGGCGATGCACGCCGCGCGCGCGTGCGTCCGCGCGAACGGTCCCTTCTGCGCCGCGGTGACCGCCGCCGACATCCGCCTGCCGCTCGCCATGTCGCTCGCGGCCGTCGCGCTGACCGGGGGCCTGCACAGCCCGCTGCTCGTCGCCCTCCCCCCCACGGTCTCGGTGCTGGTGGTCCGCTGCGGCTGGAGGCGGGAGACCGCGGGAGCGCTCTGGGCCCTGGCCGCCGCCGGCCTGGTCATGCTGCTCGCGCCGGGCTGGATGGGGCCGCCGGTCCCGGAGCGCACGTTCGCGCTCGTCGCGCTGGTGGCGCTCGTCGGGACGGTGGCGGTCCACGCCGACTACGTGGTCATCCTCGGGGAGACGGTCGCCGACTCGGTCCGCGGGATGCTGCGGGCCCGCGACGAGGTGGCGAGCCAGGCGCTCACCCGCGCCCGCGAGCTCGAGCTGATGAGCTCGCAGATCTCGCACGAGCTGAAGAACCCGCTCGGCGCCATCAAGGCGCTGGTCCAGATCAGCGCCCGCGGCTCCTCCGACGGCGACACGTGCGAGCGGCTCAAGGTGGTCTCGTCCGAGGTCGAGCGCATGCGCGAGATCCTCGACGGCTACCTGTCGTTCTCGCGGCCGCTCGAGTGCCTGCAGCGCGAGGACCTCTCGCTGGGCGAGCTCGCCGACGAGGTGCTCTCGGTGCTGCAGGGGCGCGCCGCGGCCGCCGGTGTCGGCCTGCACCGGCGCGGCGACGCGCGCGTCGAGGCCGACCCGCGCCGCCTCAAGGAGGCGCTGCTGAACCTGGTCGCGAACGCGGTGGAGGCGAGCCGCCGGGGCGACCGGGTCGAGGTGCTGGTCGCCGATCACGGCGGCACCGTCGAGGTGGCGGTCCGGGACACCGGCCGCGGCATGCCGCCGGCGGTGGTCGCGCGCCTGGGCACCCCGTTCTTCACCACCCGCGACCAGGGCACCGGGCTGGGCGTCCTGCTCGCCCGGCGCGCGTTCGTCCAGCACGGCGGCGCGCTCGAGTACGCGAGCGCGCCCGACGCGGGCACCACCGCTACCGGCACCCTTCCCCGGGTGCACCAGGAGGCCACCGAGAATGTCCCGGCTGCTGCTGGTCGATGA